The proteins below are encoded in one region of Archocentrus centrarchus isolate MPI-CPG fArcCen1 chromosome 13, fArcCen1, whole genome shotgun sequence:
- the LOC115790441 gene encoding extracellular calcium-sensing receptor-like: MHKSGDVILGGLFGVHLFSSVPDLSFTSEPQQPTCQGFHVLGFKLIQIMAFAIDEINRNSNLLPNVTLGYTVYDNCVTLGIGFRAALSLASGQEEQIILNNTCVGNPPVLAIVGDSSSTRSIAISTVLGLYRVPMVSYFATCSCLSDRQKYPSFFRTIPSDAFQVRAMIQILKHFSWTWAGLLISDDDYGLHTARSLQSELSLSGEGCLAYVEVLPWEKNTDEFRRIVNVMKKSTARVVIAFAHASHMITLMEEVVRQNVTGLQWMASEAWTAVDVLQTPQLMPYLGGTLGIAIRQGEIPGLREFLLQIRPDLHHISSYRNSMVNQFWEITFQCRFAPAPAGWVEGGGALCTGQEDLENVNTEYLDISNLRPEYNVYKAVYALAYSLDDMLRCKPGRGPFSGNSCATLQTLEPWQLIYYLERVNFTTPFGDQVSFDENGDVLPIYDVMNWLWLPDGSTKVQSVGEVKRSAFKGEELILDEDKIFWNFQSKKPPRSLCSESCPPGTRMVEKKGEPKCCFDCIPCSEGKITNESNSLECTSCPEDFWSNPQRDHCVPKKTEFLSYHEPLGICLTATSLLGTFICAVVLGIFIYHRRTPIIRANNSELSFQLLLSLKLCFLCSLLFIGRPRLWTCQLRHAAFGISFVLCVSYILVKTMVVLAVFKASKPGGGASLKWLGATQQRGTVLFLTSIQAAICTTWLVSSSPVPHKNTQYHNDKIVYECAVGSTVGFAVLLGYIGLLAFLSFLIAFLARNLPDSFNEAKLITFSMLIFCAVWVAFVPAYISSPGNYADAVEVFAILASSFGLLVTLFGPKCYIILLRPEMNTKKVIMGRGIES, translated from the exons ATGCACAAGAGTGGAGATGTCATTCTGGGTGGACTGTTTGGTGTCCACCTTTTTTCAAGTGTTCCTGACCTTTCTTTTACCTCAGAACCACAACAACCTACATGCCAAGG atttcATGTTCTAGGATTTAAGCTCATACAAATCATGGCCTTTGCTATTGATGAGATCAACAGAAACTCCAACCTACTACCTAATGTGACTCTGGGATACACTGTATATGATAACTGTGTCACCCTCGGAATTGGATTCCGTGCAGCATTGTCATTAGCAAGTGGTCAAGAGGAGCAAAttatattaaataatacatGTGTCGGAAATCCTCCAGTCCTAGCAATTGTGGGTGATTCTTCCTCTACACGTTCTATTGCTATCTCCACTGTCTTAGGTTTGTACAGAGTACCTATG GTCAGTTATTTTGCCACATGTTCCTGCCTGAGTGACCGTCAAAAGTATCCATCATTCTTCAGGACGATCCCAAGtgatgctttccag GTACGTGCTATGATTCAGATTCTAAAACATTTCAGCTGGACTTGGGCAGGTCTGCTCATCAGTGATGATGATTATGGACTCCACACAGCCAGATCATTACAATCTGAGCTGAGTCTGTCAGGTGAAGGCTGCCTGGCTTATGTTGAGGTTTTACCCtgggaaaaaaacactgatgaatTCAGAAGGATTGTGAATGTGATGAAAAAATCCACAGCTCGAGTTGTCATTGCCTTTGCACATGCAAGTCACATGATAACCCTTATGGAAGAG GTAGTGAGGCAGAATGTAACAGGTCTGCAGTGGATGGCCAGTGAAGCCTGGACAGCAGTTGATGTGCTCCAAACACCTCAGCTTATGCCATACCTGGGTGGTACACTGGGCATCGCCATCCGTCAGGGTGAAATACCAGGGCTCAGAGAATTCCTGTTACAAATACGTCCTGACCTACATCACATCAGTAGCTATCGAAATAGCATG GTAAATCAGTTTTGGGAAATCACATTTCAGTGCAGATTTGCACCTGCTCCAGCAGGCTGGGTGGAAGGTGGCGGTGCACTATGCACTGGACAGGAAGATCtagaaaatgtgaacactgagtACTTGGACATTTCTAACCTCCGGCCTGAGTACAATGTGTACAAAGCTGTGTATGCTCTGGCATATTCCCTGGATGACATGCTGCGGTGCAAGCCAGGAAGAGGGCCTTTTAGTGGGAACAGCTGTGCCACTTTGCAAACACTGGAGCCATGGCAG CTCATTTATTACTTAGAAAGGGTGAACTTCACCACTCCATTTGGTGATCAAGTTTCATTTGATGAGAATGGTGATGTACTGCCAATTTATGATGTGATGAACTGGTTGTGGCTCCCTGATGGAAGCACTAAAGTTCAGAGTGTGGGTGAGGTTAAGAGGTCAGCTTTCAAAGGTGAAGAACTCATTCTTGATGAAGACAAAATCTTCTGGAACTTTCAATCCAAGAAG CCACCTCGATCACTATGCAGTGAGAGTTGTCCTCCTGGTACCCGCATGGTTGAAAAGAAGGGGGAACCCAAATGCTGTTTTGACTGCATTCCTTGTTCTGAGGGAAAAATCACTAATGAAAGCA ACTCCTTGGAGTGCACCAGTTGTCCAGAGGATTTTTGGTCAAACCCCCAGCGTGACCACTGTGTACCTAAGAAGACAGAGTTCCTCTCCTACCATGAGCCTCTGggtatttgtttgacagcaaccTCATTGCTGGGCACATTTATATGTGCTGTTGTTCTTGGGATCTTTATCTACCATCGCAGAACACCTATAATACGTGCCAACAATTCAGAACTTAGTTTCCAGCTATTGCTCTCACTTAagttgtgtttcctgtgttcacTGCTGTTCATTGGACGACCCCGCCTGTGGACATGCCAACTCAGGCATGCAGCATTTGGGATCAgttttgtgctttgtgtctcaTACATCCTGGTAAAAACCATGGTTGTTCTGGCTGTGTTCAAAGCCTCCAAGCCAGGAGGGGGAGCCAGTCTGAAGTGGCTTGGTGCTACGCAGCAGAGAGGAACAGTTCTGTTTCTTACATCTATTCAGGCAGCCATCTGCACTACCTGGCTTGTCTCATCCTCTCCAGTTCCGCATAAAAACACCCAATATCACAATGATAAGATAGTTTATGAGTGTGCAGTTGGGTCCACTGTTGGTTTTGCAGTCTTATTGGGTTATATTGGTTTGCTGGCTTTCCTCAGTTTTCTAATTGCATTCCTGGCAAGGAATCTTCCTGATAGTTTTAATGAGGCCAAGCTCATCACATTCAGCATGCTGATCTTTTGTGCTGTGTGGGTGGCCTTTGTCCCTGCATATATCAGCTCACCAGGAAACTATGCAGATGCAGTGGAGGTATTTGCCATCCTGGCCTCAAGTTTTGGCCTTCTGGTCACACTGTTTGGACCCAAATGTTACATAATCCTGTTGAGACCAGAGATGAACACAAAGAAAGTTATTATGGGTCGTGGCATTGAATcgtaa
- the LOC115790443 gene encoding LOW QUALITY PROTEIN: extracellular calcium-sensing receptor-like (The sequence of the model RefSeq protein was modified relative to this genomic sequence to represent the inferred CDS: inserted 6 bases in 5 codons; deleted 3 bases in 3 codons) yields MWSFLQTTLHLLILLYSYFSSALSSSLFSSSCQLQGQFHQNGMHKSGDVVLGGLFPVHLFSSVPDLSFTSEPQQPSCHGFYVLGFRLAQTMAFAIDEINRNSNLLPNVTLGYTLYDNCINLGIGFRAALSLASGQEEQIILGDTCVGNPPVLGIVGDSPSSHSIAISSVLGLYRVPMVSYFATCSCLSDRQKYPSFFRTIPSDAFQVRAMIQILKHFSWTWAGLLVSDDDYGLHAARSLQSELSVLGEGCLAYFEVLPWNKDTDELRRIVDVMRKSTARVVIVFAHASHMINLMEEVVRQNVTGLQWMASEAWTEAAVLQTHQLMPYLGGTLGIAIRRGEIPGLREFLLQIRPDLHHSTSYGDSIVNQFWEFAFQCRFPPAPAGWVEGGGALCTGQENLENVNSEFLDISNLRPEYNVYKAVYALAYSLHDMLRCKPGRGPFSDHSCGTLQTLEPWQLVYYLERVNFTTPFGDQVSFDENGDVLPIYDVMNWLWLPDGNTKVQNVGEVKRSAFKSEELILDENKIFWNFESKKPPRSLCSESCPPGTHMVRRKGEPKCCFDCIXCSEGKITNESNSLECTSCPEDFWSNPQRDQCVPKSTEFLSYHEPLGICLTATSLLGTFICAVVLGVFIYHHRTPIIRANNSELSFQLXVLTKLCFLCSLLSSTTPLWTCQLRHAXIGISFVLCVSCILVKTMVVLAVFKASKPGGGASLKWFGAMQQRGTVLVLTSIQASICTTWLVSSSPVPHXNTQYHNDKIVYDCAVGSTVGFAVLLGYIGLLAFLSFLIAFLARNLPDSFNEAKLITFSMLIXCAVWVAFVPVYISSPGNYADAVEVFAILASSFGLLVTLFGPKCYIILLRPELNTKKAIMGHVL; encoded by the exons ATGTGGTCATTTTTACAAACAACTTTGCACTTGCTTATTTTGCTGTATTCCTACTTTTCTTCTGCCTTATCGTCTTCAttgttttcctcctcctgtcaGTTACAGGGACAATTTCATCAAAATGGAATGCACAAGAGTGGAGATGTCGTCTTGGGTGGATTGTTTCCAGTACACCTTTTTTCAAGTGTTCCTGACCTGTCTTTTACCTCAGAACCACAACAGCCTTCTTGCCATGG TTTTTATGTCCTAGGATTTAGGCTCGCACAAACCATGGCTTTTGCTATTGATGAGATCAACAGAAACTCCAACCTGCTACCTAATGTGACACTGGGATACACTCTATATGATAACTGCATTAACCTTGGAATTGGATTCCGTGCAGCATTGTCATTAGCCAGTGGTCAAGAGGAGCAAATTATATTAGGTGATACATGTGTTGGAAATCCTCCAGTCCTAGGAATTGTGGGTGATTCTCCCTCTTCCCATTCTATTGCAATCTCCAGCGTTTTAGGTTTGTACAGAGTACCTATG GTGAGTTATTTTGCCACGTGTTCCTGCCTGAGCGACCGCCAAAAGTATCCATCATTCTTCAGGACGATCCCAAGtgatgctttccag GTACGTGCTATGATTCAGATACTAAAACATTTCAGCTGGACTTGGGCAGGTCTGCTCGTCAGTGATGATGATTACGGACTTCACGCAGCCAGATCTTTACAATCTGAGCTGAGTGTGTTAGGTGAAGGTTGCCTTGCTTACTTTGAGGTTTTGCCCTGGAACAAAGACACAGATGAACTCAGAAGGATTGTGGATGTGATGAGAAAATCTACAGCTCGAGTCGTGATTGTCTTTGCACATGCAAGTCACATGATAAACCTTATGGAAGAG GTAGTGAGGCAGAATGTAACAGGTCTACAATGGATGGCCAGTGAAGCGTGGACAGAAGCTGCTGTGCTCCAAACCCATCAGCTTATGCCATACCTGGGTGGTACACTGGGCATTGCCATTCGTCGAGGAGAAATACCAGGGCTCAGGGAATTCCTGTTACAAATACGTCCTGACCTACATCACAGCACTAGCTATGGAGATAGCATA GTAAATCAGTTTTGGGAATTTGCATTTCAGTGCAGATTTCCACCAGCTCCAGCAGGCTGGGTGGAAGGTGGAGGTGCACTATGCACTGGACAGGAAAATCTAGAAAATGTGAACAGTGAGTTCCTGGACATTTCCAACCTCAGGCCTGAGTACAATGTGTACAAAGCTGTGTATGCGCTGGCATATTCCCTTCATGACATGCTGCGGTGCAAGCCAGGAAGAGGGCCTTTCAGTGATCACAGCTGTGGCACTTTGCAAACACTTGAACCATGGCAG cttgtttattACTTGGAAAGGGTGAACTTCACCACTCCATTTGGTGATCAAGTGTCATTTGATGAGAATGGTGATGTACTACCAATTTATGATGTGATGAACTGGTTGTGGCTCCCTGATGGAAACACTAAAGTTCAGAATGTGGGTGAGGTTAAGAGGTCAGCTTTCAAAAGTGAAGAACTCAttcttgatgaaaacaaaatctTTTGGAACTTTGAATCCAAAAAG CCACCTCGATCACTATGCAGTGAGAGTTGTCCTCCTGGTACCCACATGGTGAGGAGAAAAGGGGAACCCAAATGCTGTTTTGACTGCA CCTGTTCTGAAGGAAAAATCACCAATGAGAGTA ACTCCTTGGAGTGCACCAGTTGTCCCGAGGATTTTTGGTCAAACCCCCAGCGTGACCAATGTGTTCCTAAGAGTACAGAATTCCTCTCCTACCATGAGCCCCTGGGTATCTGTTTGACAGCAACCTCATTGCTGGGCACATTTATATGTGCTGTTGTTCTTGGGGTCTTTATCTACCATCACAGAACACCTATAATACGTGCCAATAATTCAGAACTTAGTTTCCAGCT TGTTCTCACTAagttgtgtttcctgtgttcacTGCTGTCATCGACGACCCCGCTGTGGACATGCCAACTCAGGCATG GTATTGGGATCAgctttgtgctttgtgtctcaTGCATCCTGGTAAAAACCATGGTTGTTCTGGCTGTGTTCAAAGCCTCCAAGCCAGGAGGGGGAGCCAGTCTGAAATGGTTTGGTGCTATGCAGCAGAGAGGAACAGTTCTGGTTCTTACATCTATTCAGGCATCCATC TGCACTACCTGGCTTGTCTCTTCCTCTCCAGTTCCAC AAAATACCCAATATCACAATGATAAGATAGTTTATGAT TGTGCAGTTGGGTCCACTGTTGGTTTTGCAGTCTTATTGGGTTATATTGGTTTGCTGGCTTTCCTCAGT TTTCTAATTGCATTCCTGGCAAGAAATCTACCTGATAGTTTTAATGAGGCCAAGCTCATCACATTCAGCATGCTGA TCTGTGCTGTGTGGGTGGCCTTTGTTCCTGTTTATATCAGCTCACCAGGAAACTATGCAGATGCAGTGGAGGTATTTGCCATCCTGGCCTCAAGTTTTGGCCTTCTGGTCACACTGTTTGGACCCAAATGTTACATAATCCTGTTGAGACCAGAATTGAACACGAAAAAAGCTATAATGGGTCATGTCCTCTGA